The following coding sequences are from one uncultured Desulfobacter sp. window:
- a CDS encoding LysM peptidoglycan-binding domain-containing protein, whose translation MPIHDRMILPLVYLIVVCIFSSLSPLDAREEAKMFDTKQDTGFYYTIQQGDTLWDLSEKFYDSQWDWPGLWGINKEIKNPHWIYPGNTIRVYLKPEFKKQAPEILKLPTIETRFNYPAIHSTGFIKKEQVTALGTVLREKEGNIMMATDDIVYIRPAGQVPLIIGHRYQIYSTSQVDQTTETGRYKGIKHLIKAELEIIEVNSQYAVGKIKKAYRDVVSGDLVMDFYTRHPSVEVDGYPEPVDAVLLCSEDDNVMVNDYRIAFINKGTEDNIRSGNIYTIKRGKETESVYDIKTGLDIAPVTSGRLIVLHTESSSATVMVLSSTMDIHPGDIVN comes from the coding sequence ATGCCGATTCACGATAGAATGATTTTACCCTTGGTGTATCTAATTGTTGTCTGTATTTTTAGCAGCCTTTCTCCCCTTGACGCCCGGGAAGAAGCGAAGATGTTTGACACAAAACAGGATACGGGTTTTTACTACACCATTCAACAGGGCGATACGCTCTGGGATCTGTCCGAAAAATTTTATGATTCCCAATGGGATTGGCCGGGCTTGTGGGGAATCAACAAGGAAATTAAAAATCCCCACTGGATATATCCGGGAAACACTATCAGGGTATACCTCAAGCCTGAATTTAAAAAACAAGCGCCTGAAATACTCAAGCTTCCGACAATTGAAACCCGGTTTAACTATCCCGCCATTCACAGCACCGGATTTATAAAAAAAGAACAGGTGACGGCCCTTGGCACGGTGTTGCGGGAAAAAGAGGGGAATATCATGATGGCCACCGACGATATTGTTTATATCAGACCCGCCGGCCAGGTTCCTTTGATCATCGGACACAGGTACCAGATTTATTCGACATCCCAAGTGGATCAAACGACTGAAACAGGCCGATACAAAGGTATCAAGCACTTAATCAAGGCTGAACTTGAGATCATTGAGGTCAATTCGCAATATGCCGTCGGCAAGATTAAAAAAGCTTACAGAGATGTGGTTTCAGGAGATCTGGTTATGGATTTTTATACCCGGCACCCATCCGTTGAGGTGGATGGATATCCCGAGCCCGTGGATGCGGTTCTGCTCTGCTCCGAGGATGATAATGTAATGGTCAACGATTACCGCATTGCATTTATAAACAAGGGCACCGAAGATAACATTCGGTCAGGCAACATATATACCATCAAGCGCGGCAAAGAAACCGAATCGGTTTACGATATCAAAACAGGGTTGGATATCGCACCGGTGACATCGGGCAGACTTATTGTCCTGCATACGGAAAGCTCAAGTGCTACGGTGATGGTGCTCTCGTCGACAATGGATATACACCCCGGTGATATTGTGAACTAG
- a CDS encoding HD domain-containing protein, with protein sequence MTRIADLLFEVRMLKDLNRNGYAFLGAGKESIAEHSFTTAFLCFVMARLEPDVDAERLISMALVHDTAEARTGDLNYVNKHYNSVDEPRAVSDLIQGLDWAQDIPDLIEEFNQGETIEARLANDADQLSFILELKKLKDLGSTSPESWLPFVVGRLKTDTGKQLAREILGTRWDEWWTRGYSE encoded by the coding sequence ATGACACGGATTGCTGACCTTTTGTTTGAAGTACGGATGCTCAAAGACCTGAACCGGAACGGATATGCTTTTTTAGGGGCCGGAAAGGAAAGTATTGCTGAACACAGTTTCACCACGGCGTTCCTGTGCTTTGTTATGGCCCGCCTTGAACCGGATGTGGATGCTGAACGGCTTATCTCCATGGCCCTGGTCCATGATACGGCCGAGGCCCGGACCGGGGACTTGAATTATGTAAACAAACACTATAATTCTGTGGATGAGCCCCGTGCGGTGTCGGATCTGATCCAGGGCCTTGACTGGGCGCAAGATATCCCCGATCTTATTGAAGAATTCAACCAGGGGGAAACCATTGAAGCCCGGCTGGCCAATGATGCGGATCAGCTTTCATTTATTCTTGAACTTAAAAAATTAAAAGATCTTGGTTCCACCTCCCCCGAATCCTGGCTGCCCTTTGTGGTCGGCCGCCTTAAGACTGATACGGGTAAGCAGCTTGCCCGGGAGATCCTCGGCACACGATGGGATGAATGGTGGACCCGTGGATACTCGGAATAA